Proteins from a single region of Streptomyces griseiscabiei:
- a CDS encoding carbohydrate ABC transporter permease — MTDPATGLHKVRTPVRPARILLHVFLAGTALAWLAPLLWAIYAALRPYSETSEKGYVSWPDKLTLDNFTNAFTQSDMTHYFVNTLIIAVPAVLLTLFLSSMVAFYVSRFDFRVNLFLLLLFTAGNLLPQQVIITPLYRLYLLIDLPGITMSGKLYDSALGLVLIHIAFQSGFCAFVLSNYMRSLPHELTEAALVDGASVWRMYWQIVLPLCKPAMAALATLLSIWIYNDFFWALVLISTGENMPITSALNNLSGQFFTDNNLVAAGALLTAIPTLIVYFLLQRQFVGGLTLGANKG, encoded by the coding sequence ATGACGGACCCCGCGACGGGCCTGCACAAGGTCCGTACGCCCGTCCGGCCCGCCCGGATCCTGCTGCACGTGTTCCTGGCCGGCACCGCGCTGGCCTGGCTCGCCCCGCTGCTCTGGGCGATCTACGCGGCCCTCAGGCCCTACTCGGAGACATCCGAGAAGGGCTATGTCTCCTGGCCCGACAAGCTGACCCTCGACAACTTCACGAACGCGTTCACGCAGTCGGACATGACGCACTACTTCGTGAACACGCTGATCATCGCCGTCCCGGCGGTGCTGCTCACGCTGTTCCTGTCGTCGATGGTCGCGTTCTACGTCAGCCGCTTCGACTTCCGCGTCAACCTGTTCCTGCTGCTGCTGTTCACGGCGGGCAACCTGCTCCCGCAGCAGGTCATCATCACCCCGCTGTACCGCCTCTACCTGCTCATCGACCTGCCCGGCATCACGATGAGCGGCAAGCTGTACGACTCCGCGCTCGGCCTGGTCCTCATCCACATCGCGTTCCAGTCCGGGTTCTGCGCCTTCGTGCTCAGCAACTACATGCGCTCCCTGCCGCACGAACTGACCGAGGCCGCGCTCGTCGACGGCGCCTCGGTGTGGCGGATGTACTGGCAGATCGTGCTACCGCTGTGCAAGCCCGCGATGGCCGCCCTCGCCACGCTGCTGTCCATCTGGATCTACAACGACTTCTTCTGGGCGCTCGTCCTGATCTCCACCGGCGAGAACATGCCGATCACCTCGGCGCTGAACAACCTCTCCGGCCAGTTCTTCACCGACAACAACCTCGTCGCCGCCGGAGCCCTGCTCACCGCGATCCCGACCCTGATCGTCTACTTCCTGCTCCAGCGGCAGTTCGTGGGCGGCCTCACCCTGGGCGCGAACAAGGGCTGA